The Pseudomonas eucalypticola genome has a window encoding:
- a CDS encoding carbon-nitrogen hydrolase family protein, with amino-acid sequence MTALCIAAAQTCAIAGDLAANIARHLQFMDRAAHHGVQCLLFPELSLTGYEPTLAAALAQPAATPLLQPLRDRARTLGMTTVVGLPLRESTQTEVRIGALVLHANGDQTVYTKQHLHGGEEVFFAAGIGGAPLHLGGEHIALAVCADFTRPEHARLAREAGATVYAASVLIGEAGYPADSHILQGYARTHGMAVLLANHGGPTGGWQAAGRSALWDAQGRLVVAVNGAGEQLLVARRTGEGWQARVEGLVAEGGADAA; translated from the coding sequence ATGACCGCCCTGTGCATCGCCGCCGCCCAGACCTGCGCCATTGCCGGCGACCTGGCCGCCAATATCGCCCGCCACCTGCAGTTCATGGACCGTGCCGCGCACCATGGCGTGCAATGTCTGCTGTTCCCGGAGCTGTCGCTGACCGGTTACGAGCCCACCCTGGCGGCCGCGCTGGCGCAACCCGCCGCTACGCCGCTGCTGCAGCCGCTGCGCGATCGGGCGCGAACACTGGGCATGACGACGGTGGTCGGCTTGCCGTTGCGCGAATCCACCCAAACGGAAGTGCGGATAGGCGCGCTGGTACTGCACGCCAATGGCGACCAGACGGTCTATACCAAGCAACACCTGCACGGCGGTGAAGAGGTTTTTTTCGCCGCCGGCATCGGCGGTGCGCCCCTGCACCTGGGGGGCGAGCACATCGCCCTGGCGGTGTGCGCCGACTTCACTCGCCCCGAGCACGCGCGCCTGGCCCGTGAGGCGGGGGCCACTGTGTATGCCGCCAGCGTGCTCATAGGTGAGGCGGGCTACCCGGCCGACAGTCACATCCTTCAGGGCTATGCCCGCACCCATGGCATGGCCGTGCTGCTGGCCAACCACGGGGGGCCCACCGGCGGCTGGCAGGCGGCTGGACGCAGCGCGCTGTGGGATGCCCAGGGGCGCTTGGTGGTGGCGGTCAACGGGGCCGGTGAACAGCTGCTGGTAGCGCGGCGCACGGGCGAGGGCTGGCAGGCTCGGGTCGAAGGCCTGGTGGCCGAGGGAGGGGCGGATGCGGCTTGA
- a CDS encoding 3-deoxy-7-phosphoheptulonate synthase, whose amino-acid sequence MNISISALPLATTAAQALPLAPAANAPALQRLPSTVELKQQLPLARELNQQVSGHRNAIRAILEGRDPRLLVVVGPCSLHDPDSALEYAERLATLATDVQDQLLLVMRAYVEKPRTTVGWKGLAYDPRMDGSDDMVGGLKLSRQLMLEMLHMGLPLATELLQPMAAGYLDDLLSWVAVGARTTESQIHREMASGLKMPVGFKNGTDGGVAIACDAMRSAAHPHRHFGVSAEGHPAIIETAGNPDTHLVLRGGHRGPNYDHDSVAQVHQALGKAGVSARIMVDCSHANSGKNPLNQPKVFNDVLQQRLLGDRSLVAAMLESHLFEGSQAIGPGMRYGVSVTDGCLGWEDTEALLRDAAFALRG is encoded by the coding sequence ATGAACATCTCAATCAGTGCCCTGCCCCTTGCCACCACCGCTGCCCAGGCCCTGCCCCTGGCCCCTGCCGCGAATGCGCCGGCCCTTCAGCGCTTGCCCAGCACCGTCGAACTCAAGCAGCAACTGCCCCTGGCCCGCGAACTCAACCAACAGGTCAGCGGCCATCGCAACGCGATCCGCGCCATTCTCGAAGGCCGTGACCCACGCCTGCTGGTAGTGGTCGGCCCCTGCTCGCTGCACGACCCCGATTCTGCCCTGGAGTACGCTGAACGCCTGGCGACCCTGGCCACCGACGTGCAGGACCAACTGCTGCTGGTCATGCGCGCCTACGTGGAAAAGCCCCGCACCACCGTGGGTTGGAAAGGCCTGGCCTACGACCCCCGCATGGACGGTAGCGACGACATGGTCGGCGGCCTGAAACTGTCCCGCCAACTGATGCTGGAAATGCTGCACATGGGCCTGCCCCTGGCCACCGAATTGCTGCAGCCCATGGCGGCCGGCTACCTGGACGACCTGCTGAGCTGGGTCGCGGTGGGGGCGCGTACCACTGAATCGCAGATCCACCGGGAAATGGCCAGCGGCCTGAAGATGCCGGTAGGTTTCAAGAACGGCACCGACGGCGGCGTGGCCATCGCCTGTGACGCCATGCGCAGCGCCGCCCACCCGCACCGCCACTTCGGCGTGTCCGCCGAGGGCCACCCGGCCATCATCGAAACCGCTGGCAACCCCGACACCCACCTGGTACTGCGCGGCGGCCATCGCGGCCCCAACTACGACCATGACAGCGTCGCCCAGGTACACCAGGCACTGGGCAAGGCCGGCGTCTCGGCGCGCATCATGGTCGATTGCAGCCACGCCAACAGCGGCAAGAACCCGCTGAACCAGCCCAAGGTGTTCAATGACGTGTTGCAGCAGCGGCTGCTGGGGGACCGTTCACTGGTGGCGGCCATGCTGGAAAGCCACCTGTTCGAAGGCAGCCAGGCCATCGGCCCGGGCATGCGGTACGGGGTATCGGTGACCGATGGTTGCCTGGGCTGGGAGGATACCGAAGCGCTGTTGCGCGACGCGGCGTTCGCGCTGCGCGGTTGA